In Oceanispirochaeta sp., the genomic window GGGTAATTTCAAGCTTATCAGAATGTCCTGCTGGAGAAACTCCAATTGTACTCCTGTCTGTATGGCTATGCCGAATGCATGGTTTAAGGACATTGGTCTTTTTCATCTTACAGATGTTGCAACAGGTTTCATCGTCCCTGTATAAGGGGGATTTTGGGCAGGAGCCGTATACGAGGTCCGTACGTACGGTTCTGCGAGAGGGATAAAGCGGAATTCATTATTCCGCTTTACCCTACTCAATTTGGGGGGGCCCCCGAGCTGGTCATCCCTTATTCTTTCTCCTGCCCCGAGGTTTCATCCAGAACTTCACGTACACTTGCCGCCAGTTCCTGCTTGGAAAAGGGTTTCTGGATAAAATGGAATCCATCATCCAAAATGCCATGATTGGCAATGATATTGGCCGTATAGCCCGACATGAAAAGACATTTAAGGTCTGGAAATAAGGAGGTCATTTTCTGTGCTAAATCCTTCCCGTTCATCTCGGGCATCACAACATCGGTTATCAGCAGACTAATTTTTTCTGTCTGCAATTCCCCCATTTTGATGGCCTCATCAGGACTGGACACTGCTATCACTGTATAACCCAGTCTTTGGAGCATTATTTCAGTCATGGTCAGAATCGCCATTTCATCCTCAACTAACAAAATGATTTCGTGTCCTTTCAAATTCACTTCTTTTGCTTCTAACTGTTGTGTGGACCAATCTGTTTCTGAATGCCTGGAAAAGTAAATCCTGAAGGTTGTTCCTTCCTTCAGTTCACTGTAAACACTGATGAATCCTTCGTTTTGTTTGACTATACCGTACACGGTTGCCAAGCCGAGACCGGTACCTTCTCCCACTTTTTTTGTTGTAAAAAACGGCTCAAAAAGGTTATTCAGGACCTCTTTCCCCATGCCGTATCCGTTGTCGCTTACGGCTACCATTACATACTCGCCGGGCTTATACCCTTCATGATCAAGACAGTATTCTTCGTCGAAGTAAACATTGCCTGTTTCAATGGTGAGTTTTCCCACATCCTTGATTGAATCCCGGGCATTAACACATAGATTGGTCAGAATCTGATCAACCTGGGAAGGGTCCATTTTAATATTCCAAAGGTCTTTTCCGGGCAGCCAGGAAAGAGTGATATCCTCACCGATCAAGCGCTGGAGCATGTTCAAAATCCCTTTGATCGTCTCATTCAGGTCGAGTACCCTGGGGGCTATTGTCTGTTTGCGGGCATAGGCCAGCAACTGACGTGTGAGCTTGATGGAGCGGTCGGTGGCTTTTTGAATTTCCAGCAGGTATCTGACAGCCGGGCTTTCTGAATCCAGGTGTTCCATGATCATCTCGGAATTACCTAGAATGATACCCAGCATATTGTTGAAATCATGGGCCACACCGCCGGCCAGCCGGCCGATGGACTCCATTTTTTGAGCCTGAGTCAACTGGTCCTGGAGTTTCCTGTGTTCTTCCTCTGCCTGTTTGCTTTCGGAAATGTCTCTGAACTCAACGGTTCTCACATTTCTGCCCTTATAGGGTATGTTTCGTGCTTCCAATCGTATGGGATACTCTGTCCCGTCTTTATGTAATCCGACAGCTTCGTATGCTTTTTCATATCCGCTTAATATATGATTCATGACAGTACTTCTTGATTCTTCGGCGATAAGCAGCAAGCCGTCCATTCCAATCAATTCCTCCACCGAATAACCGGTAATTTCCGACAATCCCTGATTACAGTCCAAAATAATACCCTTATCATGGATTCTGATGCCCCCAAAAGAAGCATTGTGCAGGGCTTTGAACCGAGCTTCGCTTTCAAGCAGCAGCTGCTCTTTCTGCTTTCGCTCTGTGATATCATGGTAGTTTCCAATAATTCCGTGTATCTCCGGATCATCCATAAGATTACTGCCTGTGAATTCAATCCAGCTGTAACTGCCGTCCTTGCATCTGTATCTGCAATCTATAGCTCCGATAGAACGGGGTTTTTTCAAAATTTTAGACATTAAGTTCTGAGCCGATTCCAAGTCCTCTGGATGAATATTATCCCAGGTACTGTGCCCAATCAATTCTTCCGGCTTCCAGCCAAATAATCTTTCAACGTTCTGACTTTTGTATGTATTGTTTCCATTTTCGTCAATGATGACGATCACATCTCCTATATTGGCAACCATTTTCCGCTGTAGAGACTCACTTCTCTTCAGAGCCTCCTCCAATTTTTTGCGGAAGGAGAGGTCAATCAAAGAACCTTCTAAATAGCCCTGCTCCGGGTAAATCGTCGCTGAAAACAATATCCAGATAGAAGTCCCATCCCGGCGAATGATTCTTGCCTCGTAATCAGAAACGGATCCTTTTTCTCTAATAATCCTGACAAGTTCCTCCCGACTGCCGGGGTCTGCCCATGCCTTGCCAGGATTGAAATGGACCATACAGTCTTCAATCGTTGAATATCCGGCAATTTCAGCATAACGTTTATTAATTTCTATTAGATTACCTTCAATACTTGTCCTAAAGAGGGCCACCTGGGCATTATGAAACAGAGTCTGGTATTTCTTTTTACTTTCCCTGAGGGCCGCCACTTCCTGAGTATATTTAGTTCCTGACTTTTCAAATTTCCAAAATTTAAACATCCTCTTTAAATAATATGAAACATTATTTGGAAGTGCAAGGATCATTTCAGAAATAGAGAGCTCTCAGTTGACTGCAAATGTCTTATTCAGAGGCCATTGATTCTGTGGTGTCCATTAACATCCTTTTCGGGTTCAACTGGAGGGTCATTGACGGGATTCATTTCGAGTACCGCCCGGAAATTCTTATACTGAATGGTTTCAAATAGTTCCTATTGATATTTAGAGGCTCAGTCCCGTCACAGACAGAAACCGTTCCAGAGTCGCGTTGGCAATCAGTTCTGAAGGAAACTGTAGCTCTTCCAGAAGGGACTGGCAGTGATCCGTTTCTCCCACCCTTGAGCTGAAATGGGCATCGCTGCCAAGGGTGATCATGACACCCTGCCGGCGGCATTCATCTAAAATCATTCTGTAATTTTCCAGTGCACCGACCCGGAATGCCCGGGGACTCAAACTGGAATTGTTCATCTCAATCAGAGTCTTCGTTTCTCCTGCGGCTTGAACCACACTCGGGATGTCATAGGGAAAGCGGCTGTCATCGGGATGACCCAGAATTTTCACATAGGGATTCTTCATGGCTCCCAGCAAGGCACTTGTATGGTCCTCTATTGTTCCGATAGGGAAGGTATGGATATGGAAAGACGCAATAACAACTTCCAAATGCTCCATAACCTCTTCATCGAGATCAATCTCTCCGCTGGAATTGATGATATTAGCCTCGGCCCCCCGAAAGACCAAGGTGCCATGGATCTCTCTGGGAAGAACACGTAAATTATAAAAGTGAAAAAGATGGGCTCCCCCGGGCATTCCCGGGGAGTGATCGGTTAAAATAAATCCGGTCAAACCCTTTTTATGGGCCGCCCGGGCCATCTCTTCCAGGCTGGAATAGGCATGGCTTGAGGCAAGGGAATGAGTATGAGTATCTATAGCTATCATATCTATAGTCTTCATTTATACTCTGAAAGTGCAATACACCGGAAGGATTATATTCGGGGCGTCTCCCCCTTAAAAGGGGGCCCGGCTTTCCGCTCCTTCCTTCCCCTGCGGGTCAGAAACCGCTGCAATCCGTGACGCGGTGAGACAGTACCCATGTCGATATATCACGAACCTGTTCCAACGATCCCCCGGGTGGACATTTTCAAGTGGTGCGAGAGAGAGCGGTAATATTGCTGTTTCCCTGAAAATTGGAAACAGTGAAATTCTACAGACATAGATTGACAAATAGTTTTGGAGTGTTAATGTTTATAATAGGATTAAATGTGATCCAAGAAGTATCCTTTATGAAGTATCAATATTAAAAATTTATATTCCCACAGGAAAACTGATGTCTGTAAAACTGTCTTATGAAGAATTAGAACAACGCATCAAAGCATTAGAAAAAGCTGAATCAGAGCGGAAGAAGACAAAATACGCCTTAAAAGAAAGCGAGGATAAATTTAAGTTAGTCTTCGAATCCGCGAATGTCGGTAAATCGATTACATCTCCTAATGGCAGAGTTTCTGTAAACCAGGCCTTTGCTGATATGCTGGGTTACACCCGGGAAGAATTAAGGGATAAAACCTGGCAGGAATTGACGCCTCCTGAAGACATAGAAGTCATCAATCAAAAGTTAAATTCTATTCTCGCTGAAGAACAAAAAGCTACGCGCTTCGAAAAGAAATATATACACAAAAATGGGTCCATCATTTGGGCCGATGTCAGCACGGTTTTACACAGAGATCCGGAGGGCAAACCCCTTCACTTTATTACAACAGTTGTAGATATAAGCGAAAAGAAAATAGCAGAAGAAGCTTTAATCGAAAATGAAAAGAGATATCGAAAAGCTCAGACACTGGGCAAGGTCGGCAACTGGGAGTTTAATCTTGAGAATGGTCATTTCTGGGGCTCTGAAGAAGCAAAAAGGATTTATGGATTTGAACACGATGGACCTGAATTTACAACCGAGGAGGTTGAAAGCTGTATTCCCAAACGGGAATGGGTACATCAGGTGCTTATGGACCTTATTGAAGAGGGGAAAGAATATAATATCGAATTTGATATTATCACCAGGAATACCGGCGCAAGAAGGACTATACACTCCATTGCTGAATTGGAAAAAAATGATAAGGGTAAACCTGTAAAAGTAACCGGAGTAATTATTGATATTACAGAGCGTAAGTATAATATTGAAGAACTTAAACGAAGGAATTATTTTATTGAATCTATCATGAATAATATGCCTATCGGTTTAGCTTTAAATACGATTGATGACGGAGACGTCATGTATATGAATTCAATGTTTGAGGATATTTACGGATGGTCACGGGATGTATTCACGAATACCAGTCTCTTTTTTGACAAAGTCTTTCCCGATCCTGAATACCACCAGAAGATGAAATCTCAAATTATTGCTGATATGCAAAGCGGCGATCCGAATAGAATGGTGTGGAATGATATTAAAATAATGACTGCCTCCGGGGAAGAACGGTATGTGACGGCCATCAACATTCCTTTGATTGAACAGAATCTGATGATTTCTACTGTGCAGAATACAACTGCCCGCAAGCGGGCGGAGAAGGAACACGATAAATTGCAGAATCAGCTGCAGCAATCCCAGAAGATGGAATCAGTGGGGAGGCTGGCTGGAGGAGTGGCACACGATTTCAATAATATTCTGAGCATTATCATTGGATATTCCGAGTTGGCTCTCATAAAGACTGATAATTCCGGCCCCTTGCATGACAACATCGTGGAGATTCTTTCAGCTGCAAAGCGTTCAACAGATATTACGCAGCAATTACTGGCATTTGCCCGCAAACAAACCATTGCCCCCAAGGTGATCGATTTGAATCACTCAATAGGAGACATGATTGAAATGGTCCAGCGAATGATTGGTGAAGACATCGATCTTAACTGGTTGCCCGGAGGGGGAGTGTGGCCGATCAAGATGGACAGCTCTCAGATTCTTCAACTACTTGCGAATCTCTGCATTAATTCCCGTGATGCCATCACCAACGTAGGTAAGATTATCATCGAAACAAAAAATACTGTTTTCGATGATGATTACTGCAGTGAACATGCTGGATTCATCCCCGGCGAGTATGTACTCCTGACTGTAAGCGATGATGGCCAGGGTATGACAGCAGAAACAAGGGACAAGATATTTGAACCATTTTTCACAACCAAGAGCATGGGCCATGGTACCGGACTAGGAATGGCCACCGTATATGGTATTGTCAAGCAGAACAAAGGGTTTATCAACGTTTACAGTGAAATTGAAAAAGGGACAACCATCAGGGTGTATCTGCCCAGGTATATCGGTCTGATTGTTCAAGCACAAAAACAAAAAATCCTGGAAATTCCCAAAAGCCGGGATGAGATGGTATTATTGGTTGAGGACGATGATTTAATATTGGAACTCGGCAAAATGATACTCGAAAATCTTGGGTATGCTGTGCTATCCACAAACAATCCAATGGAGGCTGGCAGCTTGGCTGCAGAGAATGCAGGCAAGTTAAAACTTCTGATCACGGATGTGATTATGCCCAATATGAATGGGCGGGAGTTGTCCGAGGAACTGCAAAGTCTTTATCCTGATCTAAAGACACTTTTCATGTCTGGATATACAGCCGATATCATTGCAGACCGCGGGGTGTTGGAAGAAGGTTTCAATTTTATAGGAAAACCCTTTTCTATGACGGATCTGGCCGTCAAAGTCAGAGAGGTCCTGGATCAAGACAATGATTGATCGGTAGCATTTTGCTACAAAAACCGACAAAAACAGTCTACAATGGTATGAGAGGTTTTTTAACTGAGTCGGGTTTATACATTCAGCAAAAAACAGTATTGGTTTTCAAAAATATTTAATATGGTTTTCATTTAAAAACATTTCTAAAATAAAGAGGCCCCTAATGACCGGAATAGAGACATTGATTCTCTCTAATACCCTTGTCAGCGCGTTTTTCGGTATCGCATATTTTATATACAGTCTGGAGCAAAAAACCTACCCGGGTTTTAGGTTATGGGCCTTTAGTCCGCTGATTATGACATTCGGCTTTTTAGCGATCATTTACCGTGGTACCATTTCGGTCGGAGTCAGCGTTTTTGCTGTAAACGGTCTTTTTATTCTGGTGGCCATAATCCGTCTGGATGCCATTAAACGCTTCCTGGTGAAAAAAAGTCTGAATAAATTATTATATCTTACCCCGTTCTTCGTTGCTCTTGCCTCCTCTACCTTTTATTTTACCCTTGACCGGATTGATATCCGAACTTTCATTGTAAGCCTTGCCCTGTTTATAGTGTCCCTTTCGATTTCATGGAATTTGGTCCGGTATTCACCTCCCGAAAATAGGCTGCTTTACAATTCA contains:
- a CDS encoding phosphatase — encoded protein: MKTIDMIAIDTHTHSLASSHAYSSLEEMARAAHKKGLTGFILTDHSPGMPGGAHLFHFYNLRVLPREIHGTLVFRGAEANIINSSGEIDLDEEVMEHLEVVIASFHIHTFPIGTIEDHTSALLGAMKNPYVKILGHPDDSRFPYDIPSVVQAAGETKTLIEMNNSSLSPRAFRVGALENYRMILDECRRQGVMITLGSDAHFSSRVGETDHCQSLLEELQFPSELIANATLERFLSVTGLSL
- a CDS encoding PAS domain S-box protein, with the translated sequence MSVKLSYEELEQRIKALEKAESERKKTKYALKESEDKFKLVFESANVGKSITSPNGRVSVNQAFADMLGYTREELRDKTWQELTPPEDIEVINQKLNSILAEEQKATRFEKKYIHKNGSIIWADVSTVLHRDPEGKPLHFITTVVDISEKKIAEEALIENEKRYRKAQTLGKVGNWEFNLENGHFWGSEEAKRIYGFEHDGPEFTTEEVESCIPKREWVHQVLMDLIEEGKEYNIEFDIITRNTGARRTIHSIAELEKNDKGKPVKVTGVIIDITERKYNIEELKRRNYFIESIMNNMPIGLALNTIDDGDVMYMNSMFEDIYGWSRDVFTNTSLFFDKVFPDPEYHQKMKSQIIADMQSGDPNRMVWNDIKIMTASGEERYVTAINIPLIEQNLMISTVQNTTARKRAEKEHDKLQNQLQQSQKMESVGRLAGGVAHDFNNILSIIIGYSELALIKTDNSGPLHDNIVEILSAAKRSTDITQQLLAFARKQTIAPKVIDLNHSIGDMIEMVQRMIGEDIDLNWLPGGGVWPIKMDSSQILQLLANLCINSRDAITNVGKIIIETKNTVFDDDYCSEHAGFIPGEYVLLTVSDDGQGMTAETRDKIFEPFFTTKSMGHGTGLGMATVYGIVKQNKGFINVYSEIEKGTTIRVYLPRYIGLIVQAQKQKILEIPKSRDEMVLLVEDDDLILELGKMILENLGYAVLSTNNPMEAGSLAAENAGKLKLLITDVIMPNMNGRELSEELQSLYPDLKTLFMSGYTADIIADRGVLEEGFNFIGKPFSMTDLAVKVREVLDQDND
- a CDS encoding PAS domain-containing sensor histidine kinase — encoded protein: MFKFWKFEKSGTKYTQEVAALRESKKKYQTLFHNAQVALFRTSIEGNLIEINKRYAEIAGYSTIEDCMVHFNPGKAWADPGSREELVRIIREKGSVSDYEARIIRRDGTSIWILFSATIYPEQGYLEGSLIDLSFRKKLEEALKRSESLQRKMVANIGDVIVIIDENGNNTYKSQNVERLFGWKPEELIGHSTWDNIHPEDLESAQNLMSKILKKPRSIGAIDCRYRCKDGSYSWIEFTGSNLMDDPEIHGIIGNYHDITERKQKEQLLLESEARFKALHNASFGGIRIHDKGIILDCNQGLSEITGYSVEELIGMDGLLLIAEESRSTVMNHILSGYEKAYEAVGLHKDGTEYPIRLEARNIPYKGRNVRTVEFRDISESKQAEEEHRKLQDQLTQAQKMESIGRLAGGVAHDFNNMLGIILGNSEMIMEHLDSESPAVRYLLEIQKATDRSIKLTRQLLAYARKQTIAPRVLDLNETIKGILNMLQRLIGEDITLSWLPGKDLWNIKMDPSQVDQILTNLCVNARDSIKDVGKLTIETGNVYFDEEYCLDHEGYKPGEYVMVAVSDNGYGMGKEVLNNLFEPFFTTKKVGEGTGLGLATVYGIVKQNEGFISVYSELKEGTTFRIYFSRHSETDWSTQQLEAKEVNLKGHEIILLVEDEMAILTMTEIMLQRLGYTVIAVSSPDEAIKMGELQTEKISLLITDVVMPEMNGKDLAQKMTSLFPDLKCLFMSGYTANIIANHGILDDGFHFIQKPFSKQELAASVREVLDETSGQEKE